Proteins encoded by one window of Flagellimonas lutaonensis:
- a CDS encoding PQQ-dependent sugar dehydrogenase, with protein MKPYLLPLFLCITVLVSCNATKEDDSMTDDGQSDDGNGTSLVFVNAFPNLNFDRPLDFQTPNDGSGRVFVVEQGGVIKVFENDATVEETAIFLDISNKIGTNANEQGLLGLAFHPNFESNGYFYVNYTPTETLSVTSRFQVSSANANGADPNSEQILLEIAQPYTNHNGGQLAFGPDGYLYIASGDGGSGGDPQNNAQNRSNLLGAILRIDIDNVSTGLNYAIPADNPFIGENGVRGEIFAFGLRNPWRMSFDDQTGELWSGDVGQGEREEINIIVSGGNFGWKLFEGTFCFSGDCDDTGLEPPIFEYNHDAGDKSITGGFVYRGNAVASLQGKYVYADFISGRIWALTLDGSDNEILFNTGLNIASFGVDAQNELYFCAFDGSIYTFQEE; from the coding sequence ATGAAACCCTACCTGCTGCCACTTTTTCTATGTATCACAGTCCTTGTTTCCTGCAACGCTACAAAAGAAGACGATTCGATGACCGATGATGGTCAAAGTGATGATGGCAATGGTACAAGCCTTGTCTTCGTCAATGCCTTTCCCAACCTGAACTTTGATCGCCCCTTGGATTTTCAGACCCCAAATGATGGCAGTGGGCGTGTGTTTGTGGTGGAACAGGGAGGTGTTATAAAAGTATTTGAAAACGATGCCACTGTTGAAGAAACGGCGATTTTTCTTGATATCAGCAATAAAATAGGCACTAACGCCAATGAACAGGGACTTTTGGGCCTAGCCTTCCACCCAAATTTTGAATCCAATGGCTATTTTTATGTGAACTATACACCGACAGAAACCCTCTCGGTCACCTCACGGTTTCAGGTCTCATCGGCGAATGCAAATGGAGCAGACCCCAACTCAGAGCAGATTTTATTGGAGATTGCACAACCCTATACCAACCACAACGGTGGCCAGTTGGCCTTTGGCCCCGACGGGTATCTTTATATTGCCTCTGGAGATGGCGGTTCTGGTGGCGATCCCCAGAACAATGCGCAGAACCGCTCAAATCTTTTGGGGGCCATTTTGCGGATTGACATAGACAATGTTTCGACCGGATTGAACTATGCCATTCCAGCTGACAATCCATTTATTGGTGAAAATGGCGTGCGTGGGGAAATCTTTGCATTCGGACTTCGAAATCCGTGGCGGATGAGCTTTGACGACCAAACGGGGGAACTATGGTCGGGCGATGTGGGCCAGGGCGAACGTGAAGAAATAAACATCATCGTATCTGGGGGCAATTTTGGCTGGAAGCTTTTTGAAGGCACTTTTTGCTTTTCGGGCGACTGTGACGATACCGGGCTTGAGCCACCGATTTTTGAGTACAACCATGATGCGGGCGATAAATCGATTACCGGTGGTTTTGTTTACCGGGGCAATGCCGTTGCCTCGCTTCAGGGCAAGTACGTTTACGCTGATTTTATCAGTGGCCGTATTTGGGCATTGACCCTTGATGGGAGTGATAATGAGATATTGTTCAATACCGGTCTGAACATTGCTTCCTTCGGTGTGGACGCGCAAAACGAGCTCTATTTTTGCGCTTTTGATGGCAGCATCTACACATTTCAAGAAGAATGA